actgcaccttctgggacaggctcaggtgcagccgctggaggaggaggtggaggcatatgCGGTGGAGGCATTtgcggtggaggcatctgcggtggaggaggactccaagcaactctctgagaaggctgagagtctggaactgcggTGGAGGATGATGGAccagaagacgatggaccggaagaagatgtaccggaaccatcgtcGCCAAACAAATCTCTATAACTAGGTGCTCTGGATTttcttctaggagccatctaaaaaaaattaaaataaattttatcagttacgacataataaaaatattattccgttacctaactaatcacctaaactaattacctaactaatcacctaaactaattccgttacctaactaatcacctaaactaatttaaaaaaaaaaaaaaag
This genomic interval from Brassica napus cultivar Da-Ae chromosome A6, Da-Ae, whole genome shotgun sequence contains the following:
- the LOC125609860 gene encoding classical arabinogalactan protein 9-like, translated to MAPRRKSRAPSYRDLFGDDGSGTSSSGPSSSGPSSSTAVPDSQPSQRVAWSPPPPQMPPPQMPPPHMPPPPPPAAAPEPVPEGAVHPDLRVPSYAPFARYTVEDLLAQPGREGLDVLDPDRPRGTYW